The DNA region ATAGCGGTGCTAGATTCCCACACGTGATGTTCGCGAAGGGCCGGGTGAAGGCCCGCCTGCGGCGCCGGACCCGCGGCGCCCTGTCGACCGAGCCGGAATACGCGCTCGTCAACATCGTGCGCATCCCCGATGCGCAGATGAGTCCGGCGCGCGCGATCGGGCGGCGCGTGCTGTTCGCGCTGCTGGCGCTGTTGTTCACCTCGCTGGTGGTCTTCATCGACCGTGAGGGATACCGCGATGCCACCGGCAACCCGCTGTCGTACCTCGACTCGCTCTACTACTCGGCGGTGACCCTGTCGACCACGGGATACGGCGACGTCACGCCGGTCTCGCCGGGCGCGCGACTGGTCAACATCATCGTCATCACCCCATTGCGCGTCCTGTTCCTGATCGTCTTGATCGGTACCACCCTGGAAGTGCTGACCGAGCGGTCGCGCCAGGCGCTGAGAATCCAACGCTGGAGGGCTACGTTGCGCAACCACACAGTTGTCGTCGGGTTCGGCACGAAGGGCCAGACCGCCGTCGACGCGATGATCGGCGACGGGGTCAAGCCGTCGGAGATCGTCGTCGTCGACCCGTCACAGGCCGCACTCGACGCCGCCGAGGCACACGGCCTGGTCACGGTGCGCGGCGATGCCACCAAGTCCGACGTGTTGCGGCTCGCCGGTGCGGCCCACGCCGCGAGCATCATCATCGCGACGAGCCGTGACGACACGGCGGTCCTCACCGCGCTGTCGGCGCGCGAGATGAACAAGACCGCCACCATCGTCGCGTCGATCCGCGATTCGGAGAACACGCACGTCATGAAACAGTCCGGCGCGAACTCGGTCGTCGTGACGTCGGAGACCGCGGGCCGACTCTTGGGGATCGCGACCCAGTCGCCCAGCGTCGTGGAGGTTTTCGAGGACCTCCTCACCCCGGACGAGGGATATGCCATCGCCGAGCGGCCGGTCGACCCGACCGAAGTCGGCGGATCCCCGGCGCACACCGTCGACATCGTCCTGGGATTGGTGCGCGACGGGAAGCTCTACCGCATTGGCGAACCGGGGGTCGAGGCGATCGAGCTCGGCGACCGCCTGCTCTACGTCCGCCGCGGTCCCGCCGACAAGGACCGCTGACCAATGGCATTCGAGATGCCGCAGCCACCGCTGTTCTCCCGCTCCACCGTCGACCGGGGCGGCGAGTTCCGCGGTAACCGCGGGGCCGCGGTGCAGGGCTGGGACAGTGCCCGGGTGTTGCTGATCGATCGTCGGGGCCGGTTCGGCGTCGGCGAGAGCGGTGGCCTGCGCTGGGTGTCGGGGCCGACGGTCGCGCCGTCGCCGCCCGAGGACCTCGTGTTGCTCGGCGTCGAGGGCGAGGTGTTCTTGTGGGCGCGCCGCGTCGACGACGTGGCCGAGCCGCTCGGCGACGCGCGATCGGCCGGCCACCACCTCGGCGGCGACGATGCCGGGTTGCTGGTGACCGCGCTGGGGATGCTCAACTGGCACGACCATGCGGAGTTCTCGCCAACGACCGGGTCGCCGACCTCGGTGGAGAAGAGCGGATGGGTCCGGCGTGATCGGTCATGCGGCCGGGAGGAGTTCCCGCGCACCGATCCGGCGATCATCACCGTCGTCCACGACGGCGCCGACCGGATTCTCCTCGGACGGCAGGCGATGTGGCCCGAGCGCTGGTATTCGACGCTGGCGGGATTCGTCGAGCCGGGGGAGTCGTTGGAGCAGTGCGTGGTGCGCGAGGTTCGCGAGGAGGTCGGCATCACCGTCACCGAGCCGCGCTATCTCGGCAGTCAGCCGTGGCCGTTCCCGCGGTCGCTAATGGTCGGGTTCGCCGCGATCGGCGACCCCGACGAGCCGCTGCAGTTCCTCGACGGCGAGATCGCCGATGCCGTCTGGTTCACCCGCGAGCAGGTGCGCGACGCGCTCGCGGCGGGGGAGTGGGCGGCGCCCGACGACGATGATGCCGCGTCGGTACCGCTGCGCCTGCCCGGCTCGGTCTCGATCGCCCGCGCGATGGTCGAGACCTGGGCCGCCGCCTCCTAACCGCCGACTGGGCCCTCTTTCTCGTCGAGTGGGCCCTCGATTTCGTCGACTGGGCCCTCGATCTCGTCGACTGGGCCCTCGATCGTGCCAACTGGACGGCGGGAACAACTGGCTGCCCATGTGGTGTTATCAATGGCATGAGTACCGATGCTCCAGCCCTGACGATGTACACGACGACCTGGTGTGGTTACTGCAACCGACTCAAGACCGGCCTGAAGAGTCTTGGGGTCACGTGGGACGAGGTGAATATCGAGGAGGATCCGGCTGCGGCCGACTTCGTCGGCGGCGTCAATAACGGAAACCACGTCGTTCCGACGGTGAAATATGCCGACGGATCTACCGCGACCAATCCGTCGATCGCCGATGTGCGCGCGAAACTGGGCCTCTGATTAGGGCCCAGTCGACGGGATCGAGGGCCCAGTCGGCGGGAAGTAGGGCCCAGTCAGCGGGATAGAGGGCCCAGTCAGCGGGATAGAGGGCCCAGTCGACGAGGATGAGGGCCCACTCGGCGGGAAAGAGGGCCCAGTCGGCGGAGATGAGGGCCCACTCGACGACGGGGAGGGGCGTCGGGAACTGTCGGACCGGGGTGGGATAGTGGACGCCGTGGGGGACCATCTCGACGACCTCGACCCGGAACAGCTCGCCGCGGTGACAGCACCGCGCGGGCCGGTCTGCGTGCTCGCGGGAGCGGGAACCGGCAAGACCCGGACGATCACCCGGCGCATCGCCCACCTCGTCGACCAGGGGCAGGTCAATCCCGACCAAGTCCTTGCCGTCACCTTTACCGCCCGTGCGGCCGGCGAGATGCGGTCGCGGCTGCGAGCGCTCGGCATCGGCAGCGCCGGGTCATCGGCCGGGGTCCAGGCGCAGACGTTCCATGCCGCAGCCTTGCGACAACTGCGCTACTTCTGGCCGCGCGCCGTGGGCAACACGCGGTGGGAACTCATGGATTCCAAGCTGCCCCTCGTGGGCCGGGCGGCCCGCCGGGCACGGCTGGACACCTCGACCGAGTCGCTGCGCGACCTGGCTTCGGAGATCGAATGGGCCAAGGCGAGCCTGATCGGTCCGAGCGGCTATGCGCAGGCCGCCGCGCGCGCCGGGCGAGACCTCCCGGCACCCGCCGACGATGTCGCCAAGGTCTTCGCCGGCTATGAGGCGGCCAAGATCTCCGAGGACGGCGACCGCCTCTTCGACTTCGACGACCTGCTGATCTTCACCACCCAGATCCTGCTCGACGACGCCGGGATCGCTGACGAGTTCCGGTCGCGGTACCGGTGCTTCGTCGTCGACGAGTATCAGGACGTCACCCCGGTACAGCAGGGCCTGCTCAAAGCGTGGCTCGGCGACCGTGACGACCTGACCGTCGTCGGCGATGCGAACCAGACCATCTACACCTTCGCCGGGGCGCGGGCGGAGTACCTGCTCAACTTCTCCCGCGAGTATCCCGACGCCCAGGTCGTCCGCCTGGTGCGCGACTACCGGTCCACGCCCGAGGTGGTCGACCTGGCCAACCGGGTGATCGGCGCCGCCCGCGGACGGGCGGCCGGCACGCGCCTCGAACTCGTCGGGCAACGCCCCTCCGGACCACGGCCGCGTTTCGCCGAGTACCCCGACGAACCGGCCGAGGCGGCCGCCGCCGTCGCCGAGATCGCCGCGCTGATCGCTGACGGCGTGCCCGCCTCGGAGATCGCGGTGCTCTACCGCGTCAACGCCCAATCACAGGTGTATGAGCAGGCATTGACCGAGGCCCAGATTCCGTACCAGGTGCGCGGCGGCGACGCCTTTTTCGCGCGGACCGAGATCCGCCAGGCGCTGCGCGAAGTCTCTGCGGCCGCCCGGGCCGACGATCCGCCGTCGGGACCGGACCTCGTCGAGTCGCTGCGCGCCCTGCTCTTCCCGCTCGGGCTCACCCCCGACGAGCCGTCCGGCGCCGAGGCCCGGTCGCGGTGGGCGTCGCTCACCGCCCTGATCGAGCTCGCCGAAGAACTGCTCGGCCACAACCCGGAACTCGGCATGCGCGAGCTGGCCACCGAGTTGGTCTCGCGATCGCAGGCCGGACACCCCCCGACGATGCGCGGCGTCACGTTGTCCTCCTTGCACGCCGCGAAGGGGCTGGAGTGGGATGCGGTGTTCCTCGTCGGCCTGACCGACGGGGCGGTGCCGATCTCCCACGCCATCGATGCCTCCCCCGACGCGGTGGAGGAGGAGCGCCGACTGTTCTACGTCGGCGTGACCCGCGCCCGTGAACACCTGCGGCTCTCGTGGGCGCTGTCGCGCAACGAGGGCGGCCGTCGGGGCCGGCGCAAATCGCGCTTCCTGAACGGGCTGCTGCCGACCTGCGAGCGCTGCTCGTCGACGCTCATCGGCGCGCGCGCCCTGCGCACCGGGATCTGCGACTCGTGTTCGGGCGACCGGCGCCCCGCCACTGGCACGACGACGCGACGGTCGACGACGACGATGCCGCTGGCGCCGGCCGACGCCGAGCTCTTCGACGCCTTGCGCGAGTGGCGCTCGGCGGAAGCGAATCGCCAGGAGAAGCCGGCCTACACGGTGTTCGCCGACAAGACCTTGCGCGAAATCGCCACCGACCGCCCCGCCGACCTGGGTCAATTGCAGCGGGTGAGCGGCATCGGCCCGGCCAAGTTGGAGCGGTACGGCGACGCGGTGGTGGCGATCGTGGCGAAGGCCGCTGACGGCTGACACCGCCAGAGAAGCGGCAAAAGCCCAGGTAGAAAATAGGTTGTGCCGTCGTTGATCGACCCGTAGCCTGGATCAGGTCATAGCAACGGGGAACGGCTCCGTTGTGCGCACGGACGAATCGGAAGGAGTGCGGACAGTGAACTCAACTCATGAGCTCGCCGGCCATGCCGTCGCTGTCGCGCGCCCGTGGGGCCATGCTGCCCTGCACCCTGCCGTCCTCGTCGACGCAGCGCACAAGGCGATCGCCTACCAGGCGGTAGCAGCACGAGCTCTCTGGCGATTCCCCGTACCGGATCATCCGATGTGACATAACCCTCCTCGGACCCCTGGGCCACGGTGAATCGCGAAACGCGACAACCGTGGCCTTTTTCGTTGTCACACCCGATCTGACCAACCCAAACCGTGGAGAATCCCATGACCTGCCTTACCGACTGGATCGACGGCCCGTCGCCGACCAGGGGCCTCGACTCTCTCGGCCTGCCGTGCCGGGAGTCCGACGCGGACCTGTGGTTCGCCGAGTCGCCCACCGACCTGGAGGCCGCGAAGGTCCTCTGCCAGGGCTGCCCGCTTCAGCGGGAGTGCCTGGAGACCGCGATCGAGCGTGCCGAGCCCTGGGGAGTCTGGGGCGGCGAGATCTTCGAGCGCGGCCGCATCGTGGCCCGCAAGCGCCCACGCGGCCGACCGAAGAAGGTCGTCAGCTAAGAATCCGGCCCGACAAGCAGATGCTCGTCGGGCCGGATTCTTGTGTTCGGGCAGGAGGCGATCAGTCGACGCCGGGCACCCACTCCGACATGATCGAACGGTAGGGCGCGTGGGCCTCGAGCTGCGCGGCGATACCGACGCAACCGAGCAGGACGCGGAAGACCATGACGAAGTTCTTCGGCACGTTGAGGTTGCGCGACGTCTTGTACACGTCGCCCCGCAGGTCGGTGGCGTTTCCGGCGGCACGCTGCAACCACTTGCGGGTGAAGTGGAACTCGTCGGTGTAGAGCGGGTCGACGAACGGCTTCAGGTAGGCCTCGAGGTCCTCGGCCGTCACCTTCGACGCATGGCTGGGTTGGATGAAATTGGTCGCCACGAGCAGATCGCGCAGTTGGTCGTAGTCCCGGTCGCGGGCCAGCCGCAGGATCGGGCCGGTCTCGGCCGGCAGGCCGTCGGGGTAGCGGCCGATGGCGCCGAAGTCGAGCACGCCGAACCGGCCGTCGTCGGCGATGAAGAAGTTGCCCGGGTGCGGGTCACCGTGCAGCAGGCCGACGCGATACGGCGAGGAGAGCTCGAACTCGGCCATGCGCGCCGCGGCCTGGTTGCGCTGCTCTTGGCTGCCCTCGGTGATCAGCCGCGACAGCGGGATCCCGTTGACCCATTCGGAGATGACGACCTTCGGCGCGCTCGCCACGACCTTGGGGACGAGGAAGTTGGGG from Gordonia crocea includes:
- a CDS encoding ATP-dependent DNA helicase UvrD2 → MGDHLDDLDPEQLAAVTAPRGPVCVLAGAGTGKTRTITRRIAHLVDQGQVNPDQVLAVTFTARAAGEMRSRLRALGIGSAGSSAGVQAQTFHAAALRQLRYFWPRAVGNTRWELMDSKLPLVGRAARRARLDTSTESLRDLASEIEWAKASLIGPSGYAQAAARAGRDLPAPADDVAKVFAGYEAAKISEDGDRLFDFDDLLIFTTQILLDDAGIADEFRSRYRCFVVDEYQDVTPVQQGLLKAWLGDRDDLTVVGDANQTIYTFAGARAEYLLNFSREYPDAQVVRLVRDYRSTPEVVDLANRVIGAARGRAAGTRLELVGQRPSGPRPRFAEYPDEPAEAAAAVAEIAALIADGVPASEIAVLYRVNAQSQVYEQALTEAQIPYQVRGGDAFFARTEIRQALREVSAAARADDPPSGPDLVESLRALLFPLGLTPDEPSGAEARSRWASLTALIELAEELLGHNPELGMRELATELVSRSQAGHPPTMRGVTLSSLHAAKGLEWDAVFLVGLTDGAVPISHAIDASPDAVEEERRLFYVGVTRAREHLRLSWALSRNEGGRRGRRKSRFLNGLLPTCERCSSTLIGARALRTGICDSCSGDRRPATGTTTRRSTTTMPLAPADAELFDALREWRSAEANRQEKPAYTVFADKTLREIATDRPADLGQLQRVSGIGPAKLERYGDAVVAIVAKAADG
- a CDS encoding mycoredoxin, with amino-acid sequence MSTDAPALTMYTTTWCGYCNRLKTGLKSLGVTWDEVNIEEDPAAADFVGGVNNGNHVVPTVKYADGSTATNPSIADVRAKLGL
- the nudC gene encoding NAD(+) diphosphatase, translating into MAFEMPQPPLFSRSTVDRGGEFRGNRGAAVQGWDSARVLLIDRRGRFGVGESGGLRWVSGPTVAPSPPEDLVLLGVEGEVFLWARRVDDVAEPLGDARSAGHHLGGDDAGLLVTALGMLNWHDHAEFSPTTGSPTSVEKSGWVRRDRSCGREEFPRTDPAIITVVHDGADRILLGRQAMWPERWYSTLAGFVEPGESLEQCVVREVREEVGITVTEPRYLGSQPWPFPRSLMVGFAAIGDPDEPLQFLDGEIADAVWFTREQVRDALAAGEWAAPDDDDAASVPLRLPGSVSIARAMVETWAAAS
- a CDS encoding potassium channel family protein: MFAKGRVKARLRRRTRGALSTEPEYALVNIVRIPDAQMSPARAIGRRVLFALLALLFTSLVVFIDREGYRDATGNPLSYLDSLYYSAVTLSTTGYGDVTPVSPGARLVNIIVITPLRVLFLIVLIGTTLEVLTERSRQALRIQRWRATLRNHTVVVGFGTKGQTAVDAMIGDGVKPSEIVVVDPSQAALDAAEAHGLVTVRGDATKSDVLRLAGAAHAASIIIATSRDDTAVLTALSAREMNKTATIVASIRDSENTHVMKQSGANSVVVTSETAGRLLGIATQSPSVVEVFEDLLTPDEGYAIAERPVDPTEVGGSPAHTVDIVLGLVRDGKLYRIGEPGVEAIELGDRLLYVRRGPADKDR
- a CDS encoding WhiB family transcriptional regulator, yielding MTCLTDWIDGPSPTRGLDSLGLPCRESDADLWFAESPTDLEAAKVLCQGCPLQRECLETAIERAEPWGVWGGEIFERGRIVARKRPRGRPKKVVS
- a CDS encoding ABC1 kinase family protein — translated: AAKVHAVLDQQLGTKWRERFREFNDEPAAAASIGQVHRAVWSDGRDVAVKVQYPGADHALRADLKTLGRMSGLIQKLSPGTDVKAMVDELIDRTDDELDYLGEAENQRAFAKAFDGDPNFLVPKVVASAPKVVISEWVNGIPLSRLITEGSQEQRNQAAARMAEFELSSPYRVGLLHGDPHPGNFFIADDGRFGVLDFGAIGRYPDGLPAETGPILRLARDRDYDQLRDLLVATNFIQPSHASKVTAEDLEAYLKPFVDPLYTDEFHFTRKWLQRAAGNATDLRGDVYKTSRNLNVPKNFVMVFRVLLGCVGIAAQLEAHAPYRSIMSEWVPGVD